One segment of Phoenix dactylifera cultivar Barhee BC4 unplaced genomic scaffold, palm_55x_up_171113_PBpolish2nd_filt_p 000162F, whole genome shotgun sequence DNA contains the following:
- the LOC120104998 gene encoding uncharacterized protein LOC120104998, producing the protein MGSTHNFLDERLVKQIGLIAEPTLGFDVALGDGAMLRAEGICRGITLTILGSQFKLDLYPLALRGADLVLGTQWLQSLGPVTFDFAEMWVTFRRGGRRVRLDGIRPSPRDALQPLVGLSGPDAHSYLMQLLPLSTETTTEAGIPTDLAALLQGFADLFEEPHGLPLEREHDHHIEIVPGAEPANVRPYRYPHVQKEEISKMEHLEHLEEVLKILRGNQLKVKRSKCLWAEPKVEYLGHVISAAGVEPDQAKIHCMTEWPLPKNQKELRGFLGLTGYYRRFVEGYGKIAVPLTLLLRKGEFRWTEAVTEAFEKLKKAMTTAPVLALPDFAKPLEDRHMPGSGPSTDPEGVGSRSE; encoded by the exons ATGGGCAGCACCCataattttttggatgaaaGGCTCGTCAAACAGATCGGTCTCATAGCAGAGCCGACATTGGGCTTCGACGTGGCATTGGGTGATGGAGCCATGTTGAGGGCGGAGGGCATATGCCGAGGCATCACTTTGACGATCCTGGGCAGCCAATTCAAGCTCGATCTCTATCCGTTGGCATTACGAGGAGCTGATTTGGTCCTTGGTACGCAGTGGCTGCAGAGTCTTGGCCCGGTTACATTCGACTTCGCCGAGATGTGGGTGACTTTCAGACGGGGCGGACGGCGAGTTAGATTGGATGGCATTCGGCCTAGCCCAAGGGATGCACTTCAGCCCCTAGTCGGCTTGTCCGGACCCGACGCGCACAGCTACTTGATGCAGCTCTTACCTCTGTCGACGGAGACCACGACGGAGGCAGGTATACCTACTGATTTGGCTGCTCTCTTACAGGGGTTCGCAGATTTATTTGAGGAGCCTCATGGTCTTCCACTCGAGAGGGAGCACGATCATCACATAGAGATTGTACCGGGAGCAGAACCGGCGAATGTGAGGCCTTACCGCTACCCGCACGTTCAGAAggaggagatctcaaagatg GAGCACCTAGAGCACTTagaagaagtgctgaaaattctgcgcgGAAATCAATTGAAGGTAAAGCGATCCAAGTGCCTATGGGCCGAGCCGAAGGTCGAGTACCTAGGCCATGTCATCTCTGCTGCAGGTGTGGAGCCGGACCAAGCAAAGATACATTGCATGACCGAGTGGCCGCTACCCAAGAACCAAAAGGAGCTGCGAGGATTTTTGGGCCTAACCGGTTATTACCGCCGGTTTGTGGAGGGATATGGAAAGATCGCCGTGCCACTGACCCTGTTGCTGCGAAAGGGCGAGTTTAGATGGACCGAGGCAGTGACAGAAGCATTCGAGAAGCTCAAGAAAGCCATGACGACGGCCCCGGTTTTGGCACTACCCGATTTCGCCAAACC aCTTGAGGACCGCCACATGCCGGGATCCGGACCTAGTACAGATCCAGAGGGAGTTGGCAGCAGATCCGAGTAG